A region of Lepeophtheirus salmonis chromosome 13, UVic_Lsal_1.4, whole genome shotgun sequence DNA encodes the following proteins:
- the LOC121128196 gene encoding LOW QUALITY PROTEIN: uncharacterized protein (The sequence of the model RefSeq protein was modified relative to this genomic sequence to represent the inferred CDS: inserted 2 bases in 1 codon): MKCIAVALTLFAAVVVAEPEPSYGYGYAPVAYGYGHRQHYGKRSAEAEPSYGYGYAPVAYGYSYGHHYGKRSAEAEPSYGYGYAPVAYGYGYGHHYGKRSAEAEPSYGYGYAPVAYGYSYGHHYGKRSAEAEPSYGYGYAPVSYGYSQXHHYGKRSAEAEPSYGYGYAPVSYGYSYGHHYGKRSADAEPSYGYGYAPVSYGYSHGSHYGKRSAEANPSSGYAHAGYGYAPYGHHY; the protein is encoded by the exons ATGAAGTGCATT GCTGTTGCCCTCACTCTTTTCGCAGCGGTTGTCGTTGCCGAACCTGAGCCCTCTTATGGATATGGATACGCTCCAGTAGCCTACGGATATGGTCATAGACAGCACTACGGCAAGAGATCTGCTGAAGCTGAGCCATCTTACGGATATGGATATGCTCCAGTAGCTTACGGATACAGCTATGGGCACCACTACGGTAAGAGGTCCGCTGAAGCCGAGCCCTCTTATGGGTATGGATATGCTCCAGTAGCCTATGGATATGGTTATGGGCATCACTATGGAAAGAGATCTGCTGAAGCTGAGCCATCTTACGGATATGGATATGCTCCAGTAGCTTACGGATACAGTTATGGACACCACTATGGCAAGAGATCCGCTGAAGCTGAACCATCTTACGGATATGGATATGCTCCTGTTTCTTACGGATACAGCCA ACACCACTACGGAAAGAGATCAGCTGAAGCTGAGCCCTCTTACGGATATGGATATGCTCCCGTTTCTTACGGATACAGTTATGGACACCATTATGGAAAGAGATCTGCTGATGCAGAGCCTTCTTACGGATACGGTTATGCTCCCGTTTCTTATGGATACAGCCACGGATCCCACTACGGAAAGAGATCTGCTGAAGCTAACCCCTCTTCCGGATATGCCCATGCTGGATACGGCTATGCTCCCTACGGTCACCATTACTAA
- the LOC121128020 gene encoding uncharacterized protein, whose translation MKCIALFLALSAAAVVAEPSYGYGYAPVAYGYGYGHHYGKRSAEAEPSYGYGYAPVSYGYSHGHHYGKRSAEAEPSYGYGYAPVSYGYSYGHHYGKRSADAEPSYGYGYAPVSYGYSHGSHYGKRSAEAEPSYGYGYAPVSYGYSHGHHYGKRSAEAEPSYGYGYAPVSYGYSYGHHYGKRSADAEPSYGYGYAPVSYGYSHGSHYGKRSAEAEPSYGYAHAGYGYAPYGHIY comes from the exons ATGAAGTGCATT gCTCTTTTCCTTGCTTTATCGGCCGCTGCTGTCGTTGCTGAACCCTCTTATGGATATGGATATGCTCCTGTAGCCTACGGATATGGTTATGGACACCACTATGGCAAGAGATCCGCTGAAGCTGAACCATCTTACGGATATGGATATGCTCCTGTTTCTTACGGATACAGCCACGGACACCACTACGGAAAGAGATCAGCTGAAGCTGAGCCCTCTTACGGATATGGATATGCTCCCGTTTCTTACGGATACAGTTATGGCCACCATTATGGAAAGAGATCTGCTGATGCAGAGCCTTCTTACGGATACGGTTATGCTCCCGTTTCTTATGGATACAGCCACGGATCCCACTACGGTAAGAGATCAGCTGAAGCTGAGCCCTCTTACGGATATGGATATGCTCCTGTTTCTTACGGATACAGCCACGGACACCACTACGGAAAGAGATCAGCTGAAGCTGAGCCCTCTTACGGATATGGATATGCTCCCGTTTCTTACGGATACAGTTATGGCCACCATTATGGAAAGAGATCTGCTGATGCAGAGCCTTCTTACGGATACGGTTATGCTCCCGTTTCTTATGGATACAGCCACGGATCCCACTACGGTAAGAGATCTGCTGAAGCTGAGCCATCTTACGGATATGCCCATGCTGGATACGGCTATGCTCCCTATGGTCACATCTACTAA
- the LOC121128166 gene encoding uncharacterized protein, with translation MKCIALALVLFAAAAVAEPSYRYGYAPYGHGYAHHGYGIGHHYGKRSAEPEAEPSYGLAYGYGPAYGHGYAPAYGHGYGYAHHYGKRSAEAEPSYGYYPYAGYGYGHGYGHAYGHGYGHHYGKRSAEAEPSYGYYPHAGYGYGHAYGHGYGYGHAYHY, from the exons ATGAAGTGCATT GCTCTTGCCCTAGTTCTTTTCGCCGCAGCTGCTGTTGCTGAACCCAGCTACAGATACGGCTATGCTCCTTATGGTCATGGGTATGCTCACCACGGATACGGCATTGGACACCATTATGGAAAGAGATCCGCTGAGCCTGAAGCTGAGCCTTCTTATGGTCTTGCCTACGGATACGGTCCTGCCTACGGACATGGATACGCTCCTGCCTACGGACATGGCTACGGTTATGCTCACCACTACGGCAAGAGATCAGCTGAAGCTGAGCCTTCTTACGGATACTACCCCTATGCTGGATACGGTTACGGACACGGATACGGTCATGCTTACGGACATGGTTATGGTCATCACTACGGCAAGAGATCCGCTGAGGCTGAGCCTTCTTATGGCTACTATCCTCATGCTGGATATGGCTACGGCCATGCTTATGGACATGGTTACGGATATGGTCATGCATACCATTACTAA
- the LOC121127739 gene encoding LOW QUALITY PROTEIN: uncharacterized protein (The sequence of the model RefSeq protein was modified relative to this genomic sequence to represent the inferred CDS: inserted 1 base in 1 codon), with translation MKCIALALVLFAAAAVAEPSYRYGYAPYGHGYAHHGYGIGHHYGKRSAEPEAEPSYGLAYGYGPAYGHGYAPAYGHGYGYAHHYGKRSAEAEPSYGYYPYAGYGYGHGYGHAYGHGYGHHYGKRSAEAEPSYGYYPHAGYGYGHAYGHGYGYAAVAEPSYRYGYAPMXHGYAHHGYGIGHHYGKRSAEPEAEPSYGLAYGYGPAYGHGYAPAYGHGYGYAHHYGKRSAEAEPSYGYYPYAGYGYGHGYGHAYGHGYGHHYGKRSAEAEPSYGYYPHAGYGYGHAYGHGYGYGHAYHY, from the exons ATGAAGTGCATT GCTCTTGCCCTAGTTCTTTTCGCCGCAGCTGCTGTTGCTGAACCCAGCTACAGATACGGCTATGCTCCTTATGGTCATGGGTATGCTCACCACGGATACGGCATTGGACACCATTATGGAAAGAGATCCGCTGAGCCTGAAGCTGAGCCTTCTTATGGTCTTGCCTACGGATACGGTCCTGCCTACGGACACGGATACGCTCCTGCCTACGGACATGGCTACGGTTATGCTCACCACTACGGCAAGAGATCAGCTGAAGCTGAGCCTTCTTACGGATACTACCCCTATGCTGGATACGGTTACGGACACGGATACGGTCATGCTTACGGACATGGTTATGGTCATCACTACGGCAAGAGATCCGCTGAGGCTGAGCCTTCTTATGGCTACTATCCTCATGCTGGATATGGCTACGGCCATGCTTATGGACATGGTTACGGATATG CTGCTGTTGCTGAACCCAGCTACAGATACGGCTATGCTCCTA GTCATGGGTATGCTCACCACGGATACGGCATTGGACACCATTATGGAAAGAGATCCGCTGAGCCTGAAGCTGAGCCTTCTTATGGTCTTGCCTACGGATACGGTCCTGCCTACGGACACGGATACGCTCCTGCCTACGGACATGGCTACGGTTATGCTCACCACTACGGCAAGAGATCAGCTGAAGCTGAGCCTTCTTACGGATACTACCCCTATGCTGGATACGGTTACGGACACGGATACGGTCATGCTTACGGACATGGTTATGGTCATCACTACGGCAAGAGATCCGCTGAGGCTGAGCCTTCTTATGGCTACTATCCTCATGCTGGATATGGCTACGGCCATGCTTATGGACATGGTTACGGATATGGTCATGCATACCATTACTAA